One cyanobiont of Ornithocercus magnificus DNA segment encodes these proteins:
- a CDS encoding heme oxygenase (biliverdin-producing) has product MPVALASQLREGTKKSHTMAENTGFVSCFLKGVVDKSSYRELVADLYFVYSAMEEEVTALSDHPVVGPIAMKELNRREALEKDLAYYFGPDWAAQVRPSAAALAYVERIHQVASESPELLVGHHYTRYLGDLSGGQILRTIAQKAMNLPSNDGLQFYSFEAIDDEKDFKVAYRARMDELPIDQPTANRIVEEANHAFHLNMNMFKELEGNLVAAIGKVLFGFLTRRQRSGSTEAVVA; this is encoded by the coding sequence ATGCCTGTTGCACTGGCATCCCAACTCCGGGAAGGCACTAAGAAGTCTCACACCATGGCTGAAAACACTGGTTTTGTGAGCTGTTTTCTGAAGGGCGTGGTTGACAAGTCCAGTTACCGCGAACTTGTGGCCGATCTCTACTTCGTGTACAGCGCTATGGAGGAAGAGGTCACAGCTCTCTCCGATCATCCTGTAGTGGGACCAATCGCCATGAAAGAGCTCAACCGCCGCGAAGCTCTCGAGAAAGATCTCGCCTACTACTTTGGACCGGACTGGGCTGCGCAAGTGAGGCCGTCTGCTGCTGCTTTAGCTTATGTCGAGCGCATTCACCAAGTTGCCTCTGAATCTCCAGAACTACTTGTGGGCCATCACTACACACGCTACCTTGGCGACCTCTCTGGCGGACAAATTTTGAGGACTATAGCTCAGAAAGCGATGAATTTGCCCTCCAATGATGGTCTACAATTCTACTCCTTTGAAGCAATCGATGACGAGAAAGACTTTAAAGTAGCTTATAGGGCTCGAATGGATGAATTACCCATAGACCAACCGACAGCAAATAGAATCGTTGAGGAAGCTAACCATGCTTTTCACTTGAATATGAATATGTTTAAGGAGCTTGAGGGAAATCTTGTAGCAGCTATAGGCAAAGTTCTCTTCGGGTTTCTCACCCGCCGCCAGCGCTCTGGTAGCACAGAGGCAGTC